The following are encoded in a window of Pseudomonas sp. JQ170C genomic DNA:
- a CDS encoding GNAT family N-acetyltransferase produces MPVTHHVVAPPEEATKSQVLQLVVDNLTDISAIGITASNPLYNLYQYGIGFEVHLYLEAMKNAGELKVELIVATDLDDPQTVTGFALYLPVQGDPEACTLAYLAVDQDYRRQGIARAMLQQMTARYPHAELACAVGKVACFEALGFQVIGVRGPQVLMNTRDHASDGQVAMLDVAPIYRTLEVRQIHTYLLQQHGKRAMVDAEKQRDRHLDQLQRKTEAFVLEHLAPAAMQPGTRVHLV; encoded by the coding sequence ATGCCTGTCACCCACCACGTTGTCGCCCCGCCCGAGGAAGCGACCAAAAGCCAGGTCTTGCAGTTGGTGGTCGATAACCTGACCGACATCAGCGCCATCGGCATCACGGCGAGCAACCCGCTGTACAACCTGTACCAGTACGGTATCGGCTTTGAGGTTCACCTGTACCTGGAGGCAATGAAGAACGCCGGCGAACTGAAGGTCGAGCTGATCGTCGCCACCGACCTGGACGACCCACAGACGGTCACCGGCTTTGCCCTCTACCTGCCGGTGCAAGGTGACCCCGAAGCCTGCACCCTGGCTTATCTCGCCGTGGACCAGGACTACCGCCGCCAGGGCATCGCCCGAGCCATGCTGCAACAGATGACCGCACGCTATCCCCACGCCGAACTGGCGTGCGCGGTGGGCAAGGTGGCGTGTTTCGAGGCACTGGGCTTTCAGGTGATCGGCGTGCGCGGGCCCCAGGTGCTGATGAACACCCGCGATCACGCCAGCGACGGCCAGGTGGCGATGCTGGATGTGGCGCCGATCTATCGCACCCTGGAGGTGCGGCAGATTCATACCTACCTGCTGCAGCAACACGGCAAGCGGGCCATGGTCGATGCCGAGAAACAGCGGGATCGCCACCTGGACCAGTTGCAGCGCAAAACCGAGGCGTTCGTGCTGGAGCATCTTGCCCCGGCGGCCATGCAACCGGGCACCCGGGTACACCTGGTCTAG
- a CDS encoding LysR family transcriptional regulator produces MREISLDRLRTLVVIADLGSFAQAARVLNLAPPTVSLHIADLEARIGAPLLSRKRGQIHPTAIGETLLERARRLLADAEQALDEVQRQVQGLSGRVRLGASTGAIAHLLPQALDIVGVRHPGIDVQVQVLTSRESLARLQDGTLDLGLVALPQAAAKGVQIRPWRRDPIMAFIPTSWQPPARITPAWLASRALILNDSTTQLSRVTGEWFATAGLQPQARIQLNYNDAIKSLVAAGYGATLLPHEASSPEPDPRLCMRPLRPGLWRHLGIASREGQVEQSTRHVLQVLVELAGQA; encoded by the coding sequence ATGCGTGAAATCAGCCTCGATCGCCTGCGGACCCTGGTAGTGATCGCCGACCTGGGCTCGTTTGCCCAGGCAGCCCGGGTCCTCAACCTGGCCCCGCCCACGGTAAGCCTGCACATTGCCGACCTTGAGGCACGCATCGGTGCGCCGCTGCTGTCGCGCAAGCGCGGGCAGATCCATCCAACGGCCATCGGCGAAACCTTGCTCGAACGTGCCCGGCGCTTGCTGGCCGACGCCGAGCAGGCGCTCGATGAGGTGCAGCGCCAGGTCCAGGGCCTGAGCGGTCGGGTGCGCCTGGGGGCATCGACCGGGGCCATTGCCCATTTGCTGCCGCAAGCGCTGGACATCGTCGGCGTGCGGCATCCGGGTATCGACGTGCAGGTGCAGGTACTGACCTCGCGTGAATCCCTGGCCCGCCTGCAGGATGGCACCCTCGACCTGGGCCTGGTGGCCTTGCCGCAAGCGGCGGCCAAAGGCGTGCAGATCCGGCCGTGGCGCCGCGATCCGATCATGGCGTTCATCCCCACGAGTTGGCAGCCGCCTGCGCGGATCACCCCGGCCTGGCTGGCCAGCCGCGCGCTGATTCTCAACGACAGCACCACCCAGCTGTCCCGGGTGACCGGCGAATGGTTCGCCACCGCCGGCCTGCAACCCCAGGCGCGTATCCAGCTCAATTACAACGATGCAATCAAGAGCCTGGTGGCGGCCGGTTACGGTGCTACCTTGCTGCCCCACGAAGCCAGCTCGCCCGAGCCCGACCCGCGCCTGTGCATGCGCCCGCTGCGGCCGGGGTTGTGGCGTCACCTGGGGATTGCCAGCCGTGAAGGCCAGGTGGAGCAAAGCACCCGCCATGTGCTGCAGGTGCTGGTGGAGCTGGCAGGGCAGGCCTAG
- a CDS encoding SH3 domain-containing protein: protein MKYIVVEPHRSEYPEPISFAKGAALTIGERYEGAEGWDNWYFCTTPGHAGGWVPGQVIERLQGERGRALEDYCARELDVDPGERLEGGRQLNGWVWCSKGDQAGWVPLAVVRLQG from the coding sequence ATGAAATACATCGTGGTCGAACCGCATCGCAGCGAATATCCCGAGCCCATCAGCTTTGCCAAAGGTGCTGCGTTGACCATTGGCGAGCGCTACGAGGGAGCGGAGGGGTGGGACAACTGGTACTTCTGCACGACACCGGGTCACGCGGGCGGCTGGGTGCCCGGGCAAGTGATAGAGCGGTTGCAGGGAGAGCGCGGCAGGGCGCTTGAAGATTATTGCGCCCGGGAGCTGGATGTCGACCCGGGCGAGCGGTTGGAGGGTGGGCGGCAATTGAACGGCTGGGTGTGGTGCAGCAAGGGTGATCAGGCGGGGTGGGTGCCGTTGGCGGTGGTGCGGTTGCAGGGATGA
- a CDS encoding class I SAM-dependent methyltransferase codes for MQLSQAQRQADQALLQLGQRLHADGYRFTCVTPLTQARNNAREGDEQARTLRDIFGWNRPFDASLLSPDELEQLQLARLVERQGERLRSRVRWSSLDDLLFVHSGFPTDSVDAVFFGPDSYRFARLIQAHLQDSTAPINHAVDIGCGAGVGAVLIARARRHAQVSAVDINDRALRMTAINVALAGLANVSVEHSDVLQGITGQFDLIVANPPYMLDAGERTYRHGGGALGEQLSLRIVEEALPRLAPGGTLLLYTGVAMVEGRDPFLTALHTALADSRWAWRYQELDPDVFGEQLLEPQYRQVERIAAVALSVSRR; via the coding sequence ATGCAATTGAGCCAAGCACAACGCCAGGCCGATCAGGCCTTGTTGCAACTGGGGCAGCGGTTGCACGCCGACGGGTATCGGTTCACCTGCGTCACGCCGCTGACCCAGGCGCGCAACAACGCCCGCGAGGGCGACGAACAGGCGCGCACCCTGCGCGATATCTTCGGCTGGAACCGCCCCTTCGATGCCTCGCTGTTGTCGCCTGACGAGCTGGAACAATTGCAGTTGGCCCGGTTAGTCGAGCGCCAGGGTGAACGGTTGCGCAGCCGGGTGCGCTGGTCGAGCCTGGACGATTTGCTCTTCGTGCATTCAGGCTTCCCCACCGACAGTGTCGATGCGGTGTTCTTCGGCCCGGACAGCTATCGCTTTGCCCGGCTGATTCAAGCGCACCTGCAAGACAGCACCGCGCCCATCAACCATGCCGTGGACATCGGTTGCGGTGCCGGTGTGGGGGCGGTGCTGATCGCCAGGGCACGCCGGCACGCACAGGTCAGTGCCGTGGACATCAATGATCGGGCCCTGCGCATGACGGCCATCAATGTCGCGCTGGCCGGGCTTGCCAATGTATCGGTGGAGCACAGTGATGTGCTCCAGGGCATCACCGGGCAGTTCGACCTGATCGTGGCCAATCCACCCTACATGCTCGATGCCGGCGAACGAACCTACCGTCATGGTGGCGGGGCGCTGGGCGAGCAGCTGTCGCTGCGGATTGTCGAAGAGGCGCTGCCACGCCTGGCGCCGGGCGGCACCTTGTTGCTGTACACCGGTGTGGCGATGGTCGAAGGCCGTGACCCGTTCCTGACGGCCCTGCACACGGCCCTCGCCGACAGCCGCTGGGCCTGGCGTTACCAGGAACTTGACCCGGATGTGTTCGGCGAGCAGCTATTGGAACCGCAATACCGCCAGGTCGAACGGATTGCCGCGGTGGCGTTGAGCGTCAGCCGCCGATGA
- the argC gene encoding N-acetyl-gamma-glutamyl-phosphate reductase produces MHQPVVFIDGDQGTTGLQIHARLKDRSDLRLLTLPAAERKDPQRRAEAINSADVAILCLPDDAAREAVAAIVNPNVRVIDASSAHRTTAGWVYGLPELNEEQAERIAQAKRVSNPGCYPTGAIALLNPLVRAGLVPADYPLTINAVSGYSGGGRAAVDRHEAAGAQAAHSLLVYGLNLDHKHVPEIQQHAGLTQRPVFVPSYGSYRQGIVLTIALQERVLPGGVTAEQLQACIEQHYHGARHVQVAALEQGGSTTQLDPQALNDSNDLRLALFANQGQVLLTAVFDNLGKGASGAAVQNLELMLAAMG; encoded by the coding sequence ATGCACCAGCCTGTTGTTTTTATCGATGGCGACCAAGGCACCACCGGCCTGCAGATTCATGCCCGCTTGAAGGATCGCAGCGACTTGCGCCTGCTCACCCTGCCGGCGGCCGAGCGCAAGGACCCGCAGCGCCGCGCCGAGGCGATCAACAGTGCCGACGTGGCCATCCTCTGCCTGCCCGACGACGCGGCGCGCGAAGCGGTCGCGGCCATCGTCAACCCGAACGTGCGGGTGATCGACGCAAGCTCCGCCCACCGCACCACGGCGGGCTGGGTGTACGGCCTGCCGGAGCTGAACGAAGAACAGGCCGAGCGCATTGCCCAGGCCAAGCGCGTCAGCAACCCGGGCTGCTACCCCACCGGCGCCATTGCCTTGCTGAACCCCCTGGTGCGTGCGGGGCTGGTGCCTGCCGACTACCCACTGACCATCAACGCGGTGTCGGGTTACTCCGGTGGTGGGCGCGCAGCGGTGGACCGCCATGAAGCCGCCGGGGCGCAAGCGGCGCACAGCCTGCTGGTGTATGGGCTCAACCTTGATCACAAGCATGTGCCGGAGATTCAGCAGCATGCCGGTTTGACCCAGCGGCCGGTATTCGTGCCCAGCTATGGCAGCTACCGCCAGGGCATCGTCCTGACCATCGCCCTGCAAGAGCGCGTGCTGCCTGGCGGCGTGACAGCCGAACAGCTGCAGGCGTGCATTGAGCAGCACTACCACGGTGCCCGTCACGTGCAGGTGGCGGCGCTGGAGCAAGGTGGCAGTACCACCCAGCTTGATCCGCAAGCGCTCAACGACAGCAACGACCTGCGCCTGGCACTGTTCGCCAACCAGGGGCAGGTGCTGTTGACCGCCGTGTTCGACAACCTTGGCAAAGGGGCTTCGGGGGCGGCGGTGCAGAATCTGGAGTTGATGCTGGCGGCGATGGGTTGA
- a CDS encoding iron-containing redox enzyme family protein → MTALTASPEHPSITFTARSPMEARYHTLLHGRPGEGLEWLQEQLLLADALPDDLPGDPAQLGPWSSYRAGEVARAYAAYLAGRKAGACRRYFSNRAHALYFLQQVAPTKAVDGAWLAGTLRHWPDPRFHGLIRTYLEELGDGDPACNHVLIFQRLLSELGCHEPLPLSPDRYLQGCVQLALGLNTDALLPEVIGYNLGYEQPPLHLLITAFELDELGIDPQYFRLHVTIDNASSGHACKALHALQQVWPEHGSTPFYQRVSRGYRLNDLGPGALAIIDSFDLETELLAALERKRSFGQHLHSDYCRFEGRTVNQWLAEPDLLSGFLAVLQRKGWIKRHQDPAHSRFWHLIDGPAAAMFGVFSPYEKQLLHDWIAGNWTPATGQRQAPAAKAEPVGDDAQGQALEAVLQTLPPEARVELLIEEMAGNRHALPRGLWATRRFARMTGLSR, encoded by the coding sequence ATGACCGCGTTGACTGCCTCGCCCGAGCACCCTTCGATCACCTTCACTGCCCGTTCGCCCATGGAAGCGCGTTACCACACCTTGCTCCACGGGCGCCCCGGCGAGGGGCTGGAGTGGCTGCAAGAGCAACTGCTGCTGGCCGACGCGCTGCCTGATGACCTGCCCGGCGATCCTGCCCAGTTGGGCCCGTGGTCCAGCTACCGTGCCGGCGAAGTGGCCCGTGCTTATGCCGCCTACCTGGCCGGGCGCAAGGCCGGCGCGTGCCGGCGCTACTTCAGCAACCGTGCCCATGCCCTGTATTTTCTTCAGCAGGTGGCGCCGACCAAGGCGGTGGACGGTGCCTGGTTGGCCGGAACCTTGCGCCACTGGCCCGACCCGCGCTTTCACGGCCTGATCCGCACCTACCTCGAAGAGCTCGGTGACGGCGACCCGGCGTGCAACCACGTACTGATCTTCCAGCGCCTGCTCAGCGAGCTGGGCTGTCACGAGCCACTGCCCCTGAGTCCCGACCGCTACCTGCAAGGCTGCGTGCAACTGGCCCTGGGCTTGAATACCGACGCGCTGTTGCCCGAGGTGATCGGCTACAACCTGGGCTACGAGCAACCGCCGCTGCACTTGCTGATCACCGCCTTCGAGCTCGATGAACTGGGAATCGACCCACAGTATTTTCGCCTGCATGTGACCATCGACAACGCCAGCAGCGGCCATGCCTGCAAAGCCCTGCACGCGCTGCAGCAGGTGTGGCCCGAGCACGGCAGCACACCGTTCTACCAGCGCGTATCGCGCGGTTACCGGCTCAACGACCTGGGGCCCGGGGCGCTGGCGATCATCGACAGTTTCGACCTTGAAACCGAACTGCTCGCGGCCCTTGAGCGCAAGCGCAGCTTTGGCCAGCACTTGCACTCGGACTACTGCCGTTTTGAAGGGCGCACCGTCAACCAATGGCTGGCTGAGCCCGATCTGTTGTCGGGTTTTCTCGCGGTGTTGCAGCGCAAAGGCTGGATCAAGCGCCATCAGGACCCGGCGCACAGCCGCTTCTGGCACCTGATTGACGGGCCGGCTGCGGCCATGTTCGGTGTGTTCAGTCCCTATGAGAAACAGCTGCTGCATGACTGGATTGCCGGTAACTGGACGCCGGCTACCGGCCAGCGCCAGGCGCCTGCGGCCAAGGCCGAGCCCGTGGGCGACGACGCGCAGGGCCAGGCGCTGGAGGCCGTGCTGCAGACCCTGCCGCCCGAGGCCCGCGTCGAGCTCCTGATCGAGGAAATGGCCGGCAATCGCCATGCCTTGCCCCGCGGCCTGTGGGCAACACGGCGATTCGCACGGATGACCGGCCTCAGCCGCTAA
- a CDS encoding CAP domain-containing protein, translating into MRVLSSVLRLSSLTLALAIATAAQASEPSQLIDSINSYRSQAQRCGGQASLELPPLASDPRLVLPATGTVDLREALAQATYPMVNVQAITLNGPRDAQAAMKAVQESFCQVVLDPQFVDIGVSQQDRDWRIVLARPLLAGRLGDWQAEGQVLLQMINAARGQQRQCGTQAFAATAPLAWNATLAGAAESHTRAMANQNFLDHIDRDGRTPGDRAELAGYAGQQTGENIAAGQDTPRKVVDGWLASPGHCANLMNPQYSELGAAYAVDPKSDAGIYWTAMFGAP; encoded by the coding sequence ATGCGCGTCCTGTCATCCGTTCTGCGTCTATCCAGCCTGACCCTGGCCCTGGCGATCGCCACGGCGGCCCAGGCCAGCGAGCCGTCGCAATTGATCGACTCGATCAACAGTTACCGCAGCCAGGCCCAGCGCTGCGGCGGCCAGGCCTCGCTGGAGTTGCCGCCGCTGGCCAGCGACCCGCGCCTGGTGCTGCCGGCCACCGGCACGGTGGATTTGCGCGAGGCGCTGGCCCAGGCCACGTACCCGATGGTCAACGTCCAGGCCATTACCCTCAACGGCCCCCGGGATGCCCAGGCGGCGATGAAGGCCGTGCAGGAAAGCTTCTGCCAGGTGGTGCTCGATCCGCAGTTCGTCGATATCGGCGTCAGCCAGCAAGACCGCGACTGGCGCATTGTCCTGGCGCGGCCGTTGCTGGCCGGGCGCTTGGGTGACTGGCAGGCCGAAGGCCAGGTGCTCCTGCAGATGATCAACGCCGCCCGCGGCCAACAGCGCCAGTGCGGCACCCAGGCGTTTGCCGCCACCGCGCCGCTGGCCTGGAACGCGACCCTGGCCGGTGCCGCCGAATCCCATACCCGGGCCATGGCCAACCAGAACTTCCTCGACCATATCGACCGTGATGGCCGCACCCCGGGCGACCGGGCCGAGCTGGCCGGCTACGCCGGGCAGCAGACCGGCGAAAACATCGCTGCCGGCCAGGACACCCCGCGCAAGGTGGTCGATGGTTGGCTGGCCAGCCCCGGCCACTGCGCCAACCTCATGAACCCGCAGTACAGCGAGCTGGGCGCCGCCTATGCGGTCGATCCCAAAAGCGATGCCGGGATCTACTGGACCGCGATGTTCGGCGCGCCGTAA
- a CDS encoding cell wall hydrolase, translating to MRLLTIVTCLFLTLAGPSALAAEPKAQVAEEKAEVLEHKAADQPDAAPAPKGKAITQTEVQAVDPAGQAALDDAITCMARSIYWESKGGQARDMEAVASVVMNRLGHEGFPDTVCGVVKQGKETGNCQFSWWCDGRSDAVQEEARYAIAKEIARKALNRQLDDRTHGALYFHDRNVKPDWARAYVKTTETGEFLFYKPRNGTAR from the coding sequence ATGCGCCTGCTAACGATTGTAACCTGCCTTTTCCTGACCCTCGCAGGGCCCTCGGCGCTCGCCGCCGAACCCAAGGCCCAGGTGGCCGAAGAAAAAGCCGAAGTGCTGGAGCACAAGGCGGCCGACCAGCCCGATGCAGCGCCGGCGCCCAAGGGCAAGGCCATTACCCAGACCGAAGTCCAGGCCGTGGACCCGGCAGGCCAGGCGGCACTGGACGACGCGATCACCTGCATGGCGCGCAGCATCTATTGGGAATCCAAGGGCGGTCAGGCACGGGACATGGAAGCGGTGGCCAGTGTGGTGATGAACCGCCTGGGCCATGAGGGGTTCCCGGACACCGTTTGTGGGGTGGTCAAGCAGGGTAAGGAAACCGGCAACTGCCAGTTTTCCTGGTGGTGTGACGGGCGCTCCGACGCGGTCCAGGAGGAGGCGCGCTACGCCATTGCCAAGGAAATTGCGCGCAAGGCGCTGAACCGGCAGTTGGACGATCGCACCCACGGGGCGCTGTATTTTCATGACCGCAACGTCAAGCCGGATTGGGCGCGGGCGTATGTGAAGACGACCGAGACGGGGGAGTTTCTGTTTTACAAGCCGCGAAACGGGACGGCGCGGTAG
- a CDS encoding SulP family inorganic anion transporter: MKTRPIHADVLAGLTTSFALVPECIAFALVAHLNPLMGLYGAFIICTLTALLGGRPGMISGAAGSMAVVIVALVVQHGVQYLLATVLLGGLIMVAFGVLRLGKLVRMVPYSVMLGFVNGLAIIIALAQLEHFKHDGAWLSGSPLYMMAGLVALTMAVVYLLPRLTRSVPPALVAILAVGAGVYLLDLPTRTLGDLAHIAGGLPQLSWPDIPWNLDTLRIIAPYALLMALVGLLETLLTLNLTDEITETRGYPNRECVALGVANMTSGMFGGMGGCAMIGQTAINLSSGGRGRLSGVVAGVMILLFVLFLSPLIERIPLAALVGVMFVVSQQTFSWASLRVLHKVPTHDMLAIIAVTVVTVFTDLATAVLIGIVIAAINFAWQQARELYADSHLESDGSKLYRVHGTLFFASTTPFLNQFDPANDPAQVTLDCQHLNFVDYSAIAALKTLRERYSNNGKHLRVVHLSDRCKQLLKRTDLHYS; the protein is encoded by the coding sequence ATGAAAACACGCCCCATACACGCCGATGTCCTGGCAGGTCTCACCACCTCGTTCGCCCTGGTGCCCGAGTGCATCGCCTTTGCCCTGGTGGCGCATCTCAATCCGTTGATGGGGCTGTATGGCGCGTTCATCATCTGCACCCTCACCGCCTTGCTCGGCGGGCGGCCGGGGATGATTTCCGGGGCGGCGGGGTCGATGGCGGTGGTCATCGTCGCGCTGGTGGTGCAGCACGGGGTGCAGTACCTGCTGGCCACGGTGTTGCTCGGCGGCCTGATCATGGTCGCCTTCGGCGTGCTGCGCCTGGGCAAGCTGGTGCGCATGGTGCCGTATTCGGTGATGCTGGGGTTCGTCAATGGCCTGGCGATCATCATTGCCCTGGCCCAGCTCGAGCACTTCAAGCACGACGGCGCCTGGCTCAGTGGCTCGCCGTTGTACATGATGGCCGGCCTGGTGGCACTGACCATGGCGGTGGTCTATCTGCTGCCGCGCCTGACCCGCAGTGTGCCGCCCGCGCTGGTGGCGATCCTGGCGGTCGGCGCCGGGGTCTACCTGCTCGACCTGCCCACCCGCACCCTGGGGGACCTGGCCCATATCGCCGGTGGCCTGCCGCAGCTGAGCTGGCCAGACATCCCGTGGAACCTCGACACCCTACGCATCATCGCCCCCTACGCACTGCTCATGGCCCTGGTGGGGCTGCTGGAAACCCTGCTGACCCTCAACCTCACCGATGAAATCACCGAGACCCGCGGCTACCCCAACCGCGAGTGCGTGGCCCTGGGCGTGGCCAACATGACCTCCGGCATGTTCGGTGGCATGGGCGGTTGCGCGATGATCGGCCAGACGGCCATCAACCTCAGCTCCGGCGGACGTGGCCGGCTCTCGGGCGTGGTTGCGGGTGTGATGATTCTGTTGTTCGTGCTGTTCCTCTCGCCGCTGATCGAGCGCATTCCCCTGGCGGCACTGGTGGGGGTGATGTTCGTGGTGTCGCAACAGACCTTCTCCTGGGCCTCGCTGCGGGTGCTGCACAAGGTGCCGACCCACGACATGCTGGCGATCATCGCGGTGACGGTGGTGACGGTGTTCACGGACCTGGCCACGGCGGTGCTGATCGGCATTGTCATCGCCGCGATCAACTTTGCCTGGCAACAAGCCCGCGAGCTGTACGCCGACAGCCACCTGGAGAGCGACGGCAGCAAGCTGTACCGGGTCCACGGCACGCTGTTCTTTGCCTCGACCACGCCGTTTCTCAACCAGTTCGACCCGGCCAACGACCCGGCCCAGGTCACCCTGGACTGCCAGCACCTGAATTTTGTCGACTATTCAGCCATTGCAGCGCTCAAGACATTGCGCGAGCGCTACAGCAACAACGGCAAGCACCTGCGCGTGGTGCACCTGTCTGACCGCTGCAAGCAGCTGCTCAAGCGCACCGACCTGCACTACAGCTAA
- a CDS encoding RrF2 family transcriptional regulator: MSLYSAGVEYGIHCLAFLVDERGDSREASVRDLAELQGVPQEYLAKVFTKLAKAGLVAATEGVRGGFRLARPADEITVLDIVTAIDGRKMIFECRDVRDRCALFEGSPPSWAQEGTCSIHAVMLTAQKRMEEALAQQTILDIARRVGRKAPAAFTEQLANWMSDRRAGKAGDIAVVDISD; this comes from the coding sequence ATGTCACTGTACAGCGCCGGGGTGGAGTACGGCATCCACTGCCTGGCCTTTTTGGTCGATGAACGCGGCGACAGCCGGGAAGCCAGCGTGCGTGACCTGGCCGAACTGCAAGGCGTACCCCAGGAGTACCTGGCCAAGGTCTTCACCAAACTGGCCAAGGCCGGGCTGGTGGCTGCCACCGAAGGGGTGCGTGGCGGCTTCAGGCTCGCCCGGCCTGCCGACGAAATCACCGTGCTGGACATCGTCACCGCCATCGACGGGCGCAAGATGATTTTCGAGTGCCGGGATGTGCGTGATCGTTGTGCGTTGTTCGAGGGTTCGCCACCGAGCTGGGCGCAGGAGGGGACCTGCTCCATTCATGCGGTGATGCTCACGGCGCAGAAACGGATGGAAGAGGCGCTTGCCCAGCAGACCATCCTCGACATCGCGCGGCGCGTAGGCCGCAAGGCGCCGGCGGCGTTTACCGAGCAACTGGCGAACTGGATGAGCGACCGGCGTGCAGGCAAGGCCGGGGATATTGCAGTCGTTGATATTTCCGATTGA
- a CDS encoding NAD(P)/FAD-dependent oxidoreductase translates to MNQHILIVGAGFGGVWSALSAARLLDQHGRSDVAISVLAPQAELRIRPRFYEPGVHQMKAPLTDLFNAVGVNFIQGAADEIDVAGKRVSYTDANGQRSTLSYDRLVMAAGSGVFRPDLDGIHEHAFDVDQIESAARLEQHLKSLASLPDSPARNTVVVAGGGFTGIETATEMPGRLRAILGADAAVRVIIVDRGAKIGAALGEGISPAIIEACEALGVEWRVNASVASVDANGVTLADGQRIDANTVIWTVGVRASALTAQVPAERDPQGRLHVDRNLKVKGQEHVYATGDVAYAATDDLGNFAVMSCQHAIVLGRHSGNNVAADLIGVDPTPYRQPKYVTCLDLGAWGAVYTEGWDRQVKLLQKEAKELKTQINTTWIYPPAADRSAALAAADPLIPIA, encoded by the coding sequence ATGAACCAGCACATTCTGATTGTCGGCGCAGGTTTTGGTGGTGTCTGGAGCGCCTTGAGCGCGGCCCGCCTGCTGGATCAACATGGCCGCAGCGATGTCGCCATCAGCGTCCTGGCGCCGCAAGCGGAACTGCGCATTCGCCCACGCTTCTACGAGCCGGGTGTGCACCAGATGAAAGCCCCGCTGACCGACCTGTTCAACGCGGTGGGGGTCAACTTCATCCAGGGCGCCGCCGATGAAATCGACGTGGCCGGCAAGCGCGTCAGCTACACCGACGCCAACGGCCAGCGCAGCACCCTCAGTTACGACCGCCTGGTGATGGCGGCGGGCAGCGGTGTGTTCCGCCCTGACCTTGATGGCATCCACGAGCATGCCTTCGACGTCGACCAGATCGAGTCGGCGGCGCGCCTTGAGCAGCACCTCAAGTCCCTGGCCAGCCTGCCCGACTCGCCGGCACGCAACACGGTGGTGGTCGCCGGTGGCGGGTTCACCGGGATTGAAACCGCCACCGAGATGCCTGGCCGCCTGCGCGCCATCCTCGGCGCCGACGCCGCTGTGCGGGTGATCATCGTCGACCGTGGCGCGAAGATCGGCGCGGCACTGGGTGAAGGCATCAGCCCGGCGATCATCGAAGCCTGTGAGGCCCTGGGCGTAGAGTGGCGGGTCAATGCCTCGGTGGCGTCGGTGGATGCCAACGGCGTCACCCTCGCCGACGGCCAGCGCATCGACGCCAACACCGTGATCTGGACGGTGGGTGTGCGCGCCAGCGCCCTGACCGCACAGGTGCCGGCCGAACGCGACCCCCAGGGCCGCCTGCATGTGGACCGCAACCTCAAGGTCAAGGGCCAGGAGCATGTCTATGCCACCGGTGACGTGGCGTACGCCGCCACCGACGACCTGGGCAATTTCGCCGTGATGTCGTGCCAGCACGCCATTGTCCTGGGCCGCCACAGCGGCAATAACGTGGCCGCCGACCTGATCGGTGTCGACCCGACCCCGTACCGCCAACCCAAGTACGTCACCTGCCTGGACCTGGGCGCCTGGGGCGCGGTGTACACCGAAGGCTGGGACCGCCAGGTCAAGTTGCTGCAGAAAGAGGCCAAGGAACTCAAGACCCAGATCAACACCACCTGGATCTACCCGCCCGCCGCCGACCGCAGCGCCGCCCTGGCTGCCGCCGACCCGCTGATCCCGATTGCCTGA